One window of Desulfobacterales bacterium genomic DNA carries:
- a CDS encoding heterodisulfide reductase-related iron-sulfur binding cluster translates to TKLDCCGSPLLGVDDELSLDLTQKKITDAKASGADYLCSACVYCQLQFDRVQKMLLSRRNEAQPLPSILYTQLLGLSLGIDEAELGISRNELDAKDIINFLA, encoded by the coding sequence AGACCAAACTGGACTGCTGCGGGTCGCCCCTGCTGGGGGTTGACGACGAGCTGTCGCTGGATCTGACCCAAAAAAAAATAACGGATGCCAAAGCATCCGGCGCCGACTATCTTTGCAGCGCCTGCGTCTATTGTCAGCTCCAGTTTGACCGGGTGCAAAAGATGCTGCTCTCCCGGCGCAATGAGGCCCAACCCCTGCCCTCGATCCTTTACACCCAGCTCCTGGGGCTGAGTCTTGGAATCGATGAAGCTGAACTGGGGATCAGCCGGAACGAGTTGGACGCAAAAGATATCATAAATTTTCTGGCGTAG
- a CDS encoding methylenetetrahydrofolate reductase C-terminal domain-containing protein, with translation MIVAKRKPFDEIKELLKSYKKVLNVGCGTCVAVCLVGGEKEVAVLSAEIEMARKLDDNPIQIDGYTVERQCDREYLAELDEMVEKYDALISMACGVGIQFLAERFPDKPVLPAVDTSGLAVNQAAGWYEERCRSCSSCVLGWTGGICPVTMCAKGLYNGPCGGTNKGSCEIHKDQPCAWYKIYERLLRQNRLENLMRVHPANDWKDQTPRTLIQPGYKKPEN, from the coding sequence ATGATAGTTGCCAAGCGAAAGCCCTTTGATGAAATAAAAGAATTGCTCAAGAGCTATAAAAAAGTCCTGAATGTGGGTTGCGGCACCTGCGTGGCGGTCTGCCTGGTGGGCGGCGAAAAAGAGGTGGCGGTTTTAAGCGCAGAAATCGAAATGGCCCGCAAGCTGGATGATAACCCCATCCAGATAGACGGCTATACGGTCGAGCGCCAGTGCGACCGGGAATACCTGGCCGAGCTGGATGAAATGGTTGAAAAATATGACGCGCTGATTTCCATGGCCTGCGGGGTCGGCATCCAGTTCCTGGCGGAACGATTCCCGGATAAGCCGGTATTGCCGGCGGTGGACACCTCGGGTCTGGCGGTCAACCAGGCGGCCGGCTGGTATGAAGAGCGCTGCCGTTCCTGCAGCAGCTGCGTCCTTGGATGGACCGGCGGCATCTGCCCGGTGACCATGTGCGCCAAAGGACTTTACAATGGTCCCTGCGGCGGGACCAATAAGGGGAGCTGTGAAATCCATAAAGACCAGCCCTGCGCCTGGTACAAGATTTACGAGCGCCTGTTGCGCCAGAACCGGCTTGAAAACCTGATGCGGGTTCATCCGGCCAACGATTGGAAGGACCAGACGCCCCGGACACTGATTCAGCCCGGCTACAAAAAACCTGAGAATTAA